One Oncorhynchus kisutch isolate 150728-3 linkage group LG13, Okis_V2, whole genome shotgun sequence DNA window includes the following coding sequences:
- the LOC116353024 gene encoding ETS domain-containing transcription factor ERF-like isoform X2 — protein MFVILNRFAFPDWAYKPESSPGSRQIQLWHFILELLRKEEYHDVIAWQGDYGEFVIKDPDEVARLWGARKCKPQMNYDKLSRALRYYYNKRILHKTKGKRFTYKFNFNKLVLVNYPFIDMGSTGSGVPQSAPPLPSAAGTHFRFPPSTPSEMLSPNEDLRSPGGVFSAVARRMARGSVSDCSDGTSVNSEIEDGNGGGGEDRGGERGLSGGGGGGPGGGGGGYRSMIHPRLSHESLFRMYGGAGNPNAHPGSRGPLGHRVHPDNLSPFPVSPLPGPGGAGLIAPPLSPALSLTPSSHLPYTPSPSLSPMLGSHFSFNPEEMKRYLQAHHQSVYNYHLSPRAFLHYPNVIIPQPHRLAQDKRELGERGGAERGGERSGLNSHRHPSPLSQSHSPHPHSAHPHPHSAHPHSGHSHPIHHPLHLGEEPPHLSPFKFKLQPPPLGRKQRDGSQDHHPRQSSLSSGSGSLSSSGLGSSLSFGSDLSSAGGSGLISDSSSTGSLNSTGLPKIKVEPISDIESEEEVEVTDISDEDPDDRGDEYDLFSPRHPRPHPHHPNGTSSHPHPHDEDLDEDVFKAPAPPPPGLLPFFTSHPHRGPPTLKSEPAETGDTPPPQSPAQGQTKCIPLKLRFKRRWSEDQRMEAMEEQDDKKVRGEKERERDMEKNGGMQENGAGSAPSPPALGGYECSLPSAQRGVNQDLHQATAQLSLENKDC, from the exons ATGTTCGTCATACTGAACA ggTTTGCCTTTCCAGACTGGGCCTACAAACCCGAGTCGAGCCCCGGCTCGCGACAGATCCAGCTGTGGCACTTCATCCTGGAGCTGCTGAGGAAGGAGGAGTACCATGATGTCATCGCCTGGCAGGGGGACTATGGAGAGTTTGTCATCAAGGACCCTGACGAAGTGGCCCGGTTATGGGGGGCCCGCAAGTGCAAACCCCAGATGAACTACGACAAGCTGAGCAGGGCACTCCG GTATTACTACAACAAGAGAATCCTTCACAAGACCAAAGGGAAGAGGTTCACCTACAAGTTCAACTTCAACAAACTGGTCCTGGTCAACTACCCTTTCATAGACATGGGCTCCACAG GTAGTGGTGTTCCTCAGAGTGCTCCACCATTACCTTCCGCAGCCGGAACTCATTTCCGCTTCCCACCGTCCACGCCATCCGAGATGCTTTCACCCAATGAGGACCTGCGTAGCCCCGGGGGCGTGTTCAGCGCCGTGGCTCGACGCATGGCTCGCGGCTCGGTCAGCGACTGCAGCGATGGGACCTCCGTCAACTCTGAGATCGAGGACGGCaacgggggaggaggggaggacagggggggagagagggggctgagtgggggaggaggaggagggccagggggaggaggaggagggtacaGGAGTATGATCCACCCCCGTTTGTCACATGAGTCTCTGTTTAGGATGTATGGTGGAGCTGGGAACCCCAACGCCCACCCAGGCTCCCGCGGCCCCCTGGGACACAGGGTCCACCCCGACAACCTGTCTCCCTTCCCCGTGTCCCCCCTGCCTGGCCCTGGGGGTGCAGGGCTCATAGCCCCACCTCTGTCCCCAGCCCTGTCCTTGACCCCCTCTTCCCACCTGCCCTAcaccccatccccctccctctcccccatgtTGGGCTCCCACTTCTCCTTCAACCCTGAGGAAATGAAGCGCTACCTGCAGGCCCACCACCAGAGTGTCTACAACTACCACCTCAGCCCCAGAGCCTTCCTCCACTACCCCAACGTCATCATTCCCCAGCCACACCGCCTCGCCCAAGACAAGAGAGAACTGGGTGAgaggggaggagcagagagaggaggagaacgcTCAGGTCTGAATAGTCATCGACACCCATCACCCCTGTCCCAATCCCACTCTCCTCACCCTCACTCAGCCCACCCTCACCCGCACTCAGCCCACCCTCACTCGGGCCATTCCCACCCCATCCACCACCCACTGCACCTGGGTGAGGAGCCGCCTCACCTCTCGCCCTTCAAGTTCAAGCTGCAGCCTCCTCCATTGGGCCGGAAGCAGAGGGACGGTAGCCAGGACCACCACCCCAGGCAGAGCTCTCTGTCCTCGGGCTCAGGGTCCCTGTCGTCCTCCGGTCTGGGGTCCTCCCTGTCCTTCGGCAGTGACCTGAGCTCAGCCGGCGGGTCAGGACTCATCTCCGACTCCTCCTCCACCGGCTCCCTCAACAGCACCGGGCTGCCCAAGATCAAG gtgGAGCCCATCTCAGATATTGAGtcagaagaggaggtggaggtgacTGACATCAGCGACGAAGACCCCGACGACCGGGGCGACGAGTACGACCTCTTCTCCCCCCGACACCCCCGGCCTCACCCCCACCACCCCAACGGGACCTCCTCCCACCCACACCCCCACGACGAGGACCTGGATGAGGATGTCTTCAAGGCCCCCGCGCCCCCCCCTCCAGGCCTGCTGCCCTTCTTCACCTCCCACCCCCACCGCGGACCTCCCACCCTGAAGAGTGAGCCGGCCGAGACAGGCGacaccccccctccccagtcccccGCCCAGGGGCAGACCAAGTGCATTCCACTCAAGCTGCGCTTCAAACGGCGCTGGAGTGAAGACCAACGAATGGAGGCCATGGAAGAGCAGGACGACAAGAAAGTacgaggggagaaggagagggaaagagatatggagaagaatggAGGGATGCAGGAGAACGGGGCTGGCAGCgcccccagtcccccagccctggGGGGGTATGAGTGTTCCCTCCCGTCGGCTCAGAGGGGGGTGAACCAGGACCTGCACCAGGCCACCGCCCAACTGTCACTGGAGAACAAGGACTGCTGA
- the LOC116353024 gene encoding ETS domain-containing transcription factor ERF-like isoform X1: protein MKTPGDSGFAFPDWAYKPESSPGSRQIQLWHFILELLRKEEYHDVIAWQGDYGEFVIKDPDEVARLWGARKCKPQMNYDKLSRALRYYYNKRILHKTKGKRFTYKFNFNKLVLVNYPFIDMGSTGSGVPQSAPPLPSAAGTHFRFPPSTPSEMLSPNEDLRSPGGVFSAVARRMARGSVSDCSDGTSVNSEIEDGNGGGGEDRGGERGLSGGGGGGPGGGGGGYRSMIHPRLSHESLFRMYGGAGNPNAHPGSRGPLGHRVHPDNLSPFPVSPLPGPGGAGLIAPPLSPALSLTPSSHLPYTPSPSLSPMLGSHFSFNPEEMKRYLQAHHQSVYNYHLSPRAFLHYPNVIIPQPHRLAQDKRELGERGGAERGGERSGLNSHRHPSPLSQSHSPHPHSAHPHPHSAHPHSGHSHPIHHPLHLGEEPPHLSPFKFKLQPPPLGRKQRDGSQDHHPRQSSLSSGSGSLSSSGLGSSLSFGSDLSSAGGSGLISDSSSTGSLNSTGLPKIKVEPISDIESEEEVEVTDISDEDPDDRGDEYDLFSPRHPRPHPHHPNGTSSHPHPHDEDLDEDVFKAPAPPPPGLLPFFTSHPHRGPPTLKSEPAETGDTPPPQSPAQGQTKCIPLKLRFKRRWSEDQRMEAMEEQDDKKVRGEKERERDMEKNGGMQENGAGSAPSPPALGGYECSLPSAQRGVNQDLHQATAQLSLENKDC, encoded by the exons ggTTTGCCTTTCCAGACTGGGCCTACAAACCCGAGTCGAGCCCCGGCTCGCGACAGATCCAGCTGTGGCACTTCATCCTGGAGCTGCTGAGGAAGGAGGAGTACCATGATGTCATCGCCTGGCAGGGGGACTATGGAGAGTTTGTCATCAAGGACCCTGACGAAGTGGCCCGGTTATGGGGGGCCCGCAAGTGCAAACCCCAGATGAACTACGACAAGCTGAGCAGGGCACTCCG GTATTACTACAACAAGAGAATCCTTCACAAGACCAAAGGGAAGAGGTTCACCTACAAGTTCAACTTCAACAAACTGGTCCTGGTCAACTACCCTTTCATAGACATGGGCTCCACAG GTAGTGGTGTTCCTCAGAGTGCTCCACCATTACCTTCCGCAGCCGGAACTCATTTCCGCTTCCCACCGTCCACGCCATCCGAGATGCTTTCACCCAATGAGGACCTGCGTAGCCCCGGGGGCGTGTTCAGCGCCGTGGCTCGACGCATGGCTCGCGGCTCGGTCAGCGACTGCAGCGATGGGACCTCCGTCAACTCTGAGATCGAGGACGGCaacgggggaggaggggaggacagggggggagagagggggctgagtgggggaggaggaggagggccagggggaggaggaggagggtacaGGAGTATGATCCACCCCCGTTTGTCACATGAGTCTCTGTTTAGGATGTATGGTGGAGCTGGGAACCCCAACGCCCACCCAGGCTCCCGCGGCCCCCTGGGACACAGGGTCCACCCCGACAACCTGTCTCCCTTCCCCGTGTCCCCCCTGCCTGGCCCTGGGGGTGCAGGGCTCATAGCCCCACCTCTGTCCCCAGCCCTGTCCTTGACCCCCTCTTCCCACCTGCCCTAcaccccatccccctccctctcccccatgtTGGGCTCCCACTTCTCCTTCAACCCTGAGGAAATGAAGCGCTACCTGCAGGCCCACCACCAGAGTGTCTACAACTACCACCTCAGCCCCAGAGCCTTCCTCCACTACCCCAACGTCATCATTCCCCAGCCACACCGCCTCGCCCAAGACAAGAGAGAACTGGGTGAgaggggaggagcagagagaggaggagaacgcTCAGGTCTGAATAGTCATCGACACCCATCACCCCTGTCCCAATCCCACTCTCCTCACCCTCACTCAGCCCACCCTCACCCGCACTCAGCCCACCCTCACTCGGGCCATTCCCACCCCATCCACCACCCACTGCACCTGGGTGAGGAGCCGCCTCACCTCTCGCCCTTCAAGTTCAAGCTGCAGCCTCCTCCATTGGGCCGGAAGCAGAGGGACGGTAGCCAGGACCACCACCCCAGGCAGAGCTCTCTGTCCTCGGGCTCAGGGTCCCTGTCGTCCTCCGGTCTGGGGTCCTCCCTGTCCTTCGGCAGTGACCTGAGCTCAGCCGGCGGGTCAGGACTCATCTCCGACTCCTCCTCCACCGGCTCCCTCAACAGCACCGGGCTGCCCAAGATCAAG gtgGAGCCCATCTCAGATATTGAGtcagaagaggaggtggaggtgacTGACATCAGCGACGAAGACCCCGACGACCGGGGCGACGAGTACGACCTCTTCTCCCCCCGACACCCCCGGCCTCACCCCCACCACCCCAACGGGACCTCCTCCCACCCACACCCCCACGACGAGGACCTGGATGAGGATGTCTTCAAGGCCCCCGCGCCCCCCCCTCCAGGCCTGCTGCCCTTCTTCACCTCCCACCCCCACCGCGGACCTCCCACCCTGAAGAGTGAGCCGGCCGAGACAGGCGacaccccccctccccagtcccccGCCCAGGGGCAGACCAAGTGCATTCCACTCAAGCTGCGCTTCAAACGGCGCTGGAGTGAAGACCAACGAATGGAGGCCATGGAAGAGCAGGACGACAAGAAAGTacgaggggagaaggagagggaaagagatatggagaagaatggAGGGATGCAGGAGAACGGGGCTGGCAGCgcccccagtcccccagccctggGGGGGTATGAGTGTTCCCTCCCGTCGGCTCAGAGGGGGGTGAACCAGGACCTGCACCAGGCCACCGCCCAACTGTCACTGGAGAACAAGGACTGCTGA
- the LOC116353024 gene encoding ETS domain-containing transcription factor ERF-like isoform X3, whose protein sequence is MKTPGDSDWAYKPESSPGSRQIQLWHFILELLRKEEYHDVIAWQGDYGEFVIKDPDEVARLWGARKCKPQMNYDKLSRALRYYYNKRILHKTKGKRFTYKFNFNKLVLVNYPFIDMGSTGSGVPQSAPPLPSAAGTHFRFPPSTPSEMLSPNEDLRSPGGVFSAVARRMARGSVSDCSDGTSVNSEIEDGNGGGGEDRGGERGLSGGGGGGPGGGGGGYRSMIHPRLSHESLFRMYGGAGNPNAHPGSRGPLGHRVHPDNLSPFPVSPLPGPGGAGLIAPPLSPALSLTPSSHLPYTPSPSLSPMLGSHFSFNPEEMKRYLQAHHQSVYNYHLSPRAFLHYPNVIIPQPHRLAQDKRELGERGGAERGGERSGLNSHRHPSPLSQSHSPHPHSAHPHPHSAHPHSGHSHPIHHPLHLGEEPPHLSPFKFKLQPPPLGRKQRDGSQDHHPRQSSLSSGSGSLSSSGLGSSLSFGSDLSSAGGSGLISDSSSTGSLNSTGLPKIKVEPISDIESEEEVEVTDISDEDPDDRGDEYDLFSPRHPRPHPHHPNGTSSHPHPHDEDLDEDVFKAPAPPPPGLLPFFTSHPHRGPPTLKSEPAETGDTPPPQSPAQGQTKCIPLKLRFKRRWSEDQRMEAMEEQDDKKVRGEKERERDMEKNGGMQENGAGSAPSPPALGGYECSLPSAQRGVNQDLHQATAQLSLENKDC, encoded by the exons ACTGGGCCTACAAACCCGAGTCGAGCCCCGGCTCGCGACAGATCCAGCTGTGGCACTTCATCCTGGAGCTGCTGAGGAAGGAGGAGTACCATGATGTCATCGCCTGGCAGGGGGACTATGGAGAGTTTGTCATCAAGGACCCTGACGAAGTGGCCCGGTTATGGGGGGCCCGCAAGTGCAAACCCCAGATGAACTACGACAAGCTGAGCAGGGCACTCCG GTATTACTACAACAAGAGAATCCTTCACAAGACCAAAGGGAAGAGGTTCACCTACAAGTTCAACTTCAACAAACTGGTCCTGGTCAACTACCCTTTCATAGACATGGGCTCCACAG GTAGTGGTGTTCCTCAGAGTGCTCCACCATTACCTTCCGCAGCCGGAACTCATTTCCGCTTCCCACCGTCCACGCCATCCGAGATGCTTTCACCCAATGAGGACCTGCGTAGCCCCGGGGGCGTGTTCAGCGCCGTGGCTCGACGCATGGCTCGCGGCTCGGTCAGCGACTGCAGCGATGGGACCTCCGTCAACTCTGAGATCGAGGACGGCaacgggggaggaggggaggacagggggggagagagggggctgagtgggggaggaggaggagggccagggggaggaggaggagggtacaGGAGTATGATCCACCCCCGTTTGTCACATGAGTCTCTGTTTAGGATGTATGGTGGAGCTGGGAACCCCAACGCCCACCCAGGCTCCCGCGGCCCCCTGGGACACAGGGTCCACCCCGACAACCTGTCTCCCTTCCCCGTGTCCCCCCTGCCTGGCCCTGGGGGTGCAGGGCTCATAGCCCCACCTCTGTCCCCAGCCCTGTCCTTGACCCCCTCTTCCCACCTGCCCTAcaccccatccccctccctctcccccatgtTGGGCTCCCACTTCTCCTTCAACCCTGAGGAAATGAAGCGCTACCTGCAGGCCCACCACCAGAGTGTCTACAACTACCACCTCAGCCCCAGAGCCTTCCTCCACTACCCCAACGTCATCATTCCCCAGCCACACCGCCTCGCCCAAGACAAGAGAGAACTGGGTGAgaggggaggagcagagagaggaggagaacgcTCAGGTCTGAATAGTCATCGACACCCATCACCCCTGTCCCAATCCCACTCTCCTCACCCTCACTCAGCCCACCCTCACCCGCACTCAGCCCACCCTCACTCGGGCCATTCCCACCCCATCCACCACCCACTGCACCTGGGTGAGGAGCCGCCTCACCTCTCGCCCTTCAAGTTCAAGCTGCAGCCTCCTCCATTGGGCCGGAAGCAGAGGGACGGTAGCCAGGACCACCACCCCAGGCAGAGCTCTCTGTCCTCGGGCTCAGGGTCCCTGTCGTCCTCCGGTCTGGGGTCCTCCCTGTCCTTCGGCAGTGACCTGAGCTCAGCCGGCGGGTCAGGACTCATCTCCGACTCCTCCTCCACCGGCTCCCTCAACAGCACCGGGCTGCCCAAGATCAAG gtgGAGCCCATCTCAGATATTGAGtcagaagaggaggtggaggtgacTGACATCAGCGACGAAGACCCCGACGACCGGGGCGACGAGTACGACCTCTTCTCCCCCCGACACCCCCGGCCTCACCCCCACCACCCCAACGGGACCTCCTCCCACCCACACCCCCACGACGAGGACCTGGATGAGGATGTCTTCAAGGCCCCCGCGCCCCCCCCTCCAGGCCTGCTGCCCTTCTTCACCTCCCACCCCCACCGCGGACCTCCCACCCTGAAGAGTGAGCCGGCCGAGACAGGCGacaccccccctccccagtcccccGCCCAGGGGCAGACCAAGTGCATTCCACTCAAGCTGCGCTTCAAACGGCGCTGGAGTGAAGACCAACGAATGGAGGCCATGGAAGAGCAGGACGACAAGAAAGTacgaggggagaaggagagggaaagagatatggagaagaatggAGGGATGCAGGAGAACGGGGCTGGCAGCgcccccagtcccccagccctggGGGGGTATGAGTGTTCCCTCCCGTCGGCTCAGAGGGGGGTGAACCAGGACCTGCACCAGGCCACCGCCCAACTGTCACTGGAGAACAAGGACTGCTGA